Proteins encoded within one genomic window of Pseudomonas cannabina:
- a CDS encoding alkaline phosphatase D family protein — MPSSPAEQPASLPAVLAGPLLRRQEAGRLVLWLVGSRPLGLTLRLRQATADNATDGFVDYVLADPQCQVIAVGRHAFIHLIDLQLGADLPRDSWIEYDLLVDGEPGGIAEWAPHLLYEGARYPNFVVRSSIDHLLHGSCRKPHHCAADGLLCVDRLLADAKQPQQRPALLMMSGDQIYADDVAGPMLRVVHALIERLELFDEQLEGAVVEDSASLYTHPASYYQRADLLPALKSNDTLRERFFGGASKPVFTSSTADNHLVTLAEVLAMYLLVWSPTPWTLVKPDMPPLDAEELERYAKEQLLIDEFVAGLGGVARAMAHLPCMMIFDDHDITDDWNLSANWEQTAYSHPFSKRIIGNALLAYLLCQGWGNNPDALNDLVQQVHRLSEQAVSKDNQLDSYAQNALIDQLLKFQQWHYVLPTSPALVVLDTRTRRWRSESNFNHPSGLLGWEALSELQQELIDHKSAIIVSPAPVFGVKLIEAIQRIFSWCGYPLLVDAENWMAHRGAANVILNIFRHSRTPGNYVILSGDVHYSFVYEILIRHRSGGPHIWQITSSGIKNEFPRRLLDTFDRLNRWLYSPRSPLNWFTKRRLMKVIPRTPEHSKAGERLWNSAGVGQVFFNEQGQPTLINQLNANGESPTCFVEPEEYGDERSGTDRSFLENNRETRDSHR; from the coding sequence ATGCCCTCTTCGCCCGCAGAACAACCCGCGTCATTACCCGCCGTCCTCGCAGGCCCGCTGTTACGCCGTCAGGAAGCCGGCCGCCTGGTGTTGTGGCTGGTGGGTTCGCGTCCGTTGGGCCTCACGCTGCGCCTGCGACAAGCAACGGCGGACAACGCCACAGACGGTTTCGTCGACTATGTGCTCGCCGACCCGCAATGCCAGGTCATCGCCGTGGGCCGCCACGCGTTCATTCATCTGATTGACCTGCAACTGGGTGCCGATCTGCCCCGAGACAGCTGGATCGAATACGACTTGTTGGTGGACGGCGAGCCCGGAGGCATTGCCGAATGGGCACCGCACCTGCTGTACGAAGGCGCCCGTTACCCGAACTTTGTGGTGCGCAGCAGCATTGATCACTTGCTGCACGGCTCCTGCCGCAAGCCACACCATTGCGCCGCAGACGGTCTCCTCTGTGTGGACCGTTTGCTGGCCGACGCCAAACAACCGCAGCAACGCCCGGCCCTGTTGATGATGAGCGGCGACCAGATCTACGCTGATGACGTCGCCGGGCCTATGCTGCGTGTCGTTCATGCGCTGATCGAACGCCTGGAACTGTTCGATGAGCAACTGGAGGGCGCCGTGGTCGAGGACAGCGCCAGCCTCTATACGCATCCGGCCAGCTACTACCAGCGCGCCGACCTGTTGCCCGCGCTGAAAAGCAACGACACACTGCGCGAGCGATTCTTTGGCGGTGCCAGCAAGCCAGTGTTTACCAGCAGCACCGCCGACAACCACCTGGTGACGCTGGCGGAGGTGCTGGCGATGTACCTGCTGGTCTGGTCGCCGACGCCCTGGACACTTGTCAAACCGGACATGCCTCCGCTCGACGCAGAAGAACTCGAGCGTTACGCCAAAGAGCAACTGTTGATCGACGAATTCGTCGCCGGGCTTGGGGGCGTGGCGCGCGCGATGGCCCATCTGCCCTGCATGATGATCTTCGATGACCACGACATCACCGATGACTGGAACCTGTCAGCCAACTGGGAGCAGACGGCGTATAGCCATCCGTTCTCGAAACGCATTATCGGCAATGCCTTGCTCGCCTATCTGCTCTGTCAAGGCTGGGGCAACAATCCCGACGCGCTCAACGACCTGGTGCAACAGGTACATCGGTTGAGTGAACAGGCCGTCAGCAAAGACAATCAACTCGACAGCTACGCCCAGAACGCGCTGATCGATCAGTTGCTGAAGTTTCAACAGTGGCATTACGTGCTGCCCACCAGCCCGGCGCTGGTGGTCCTGGATACGCGGACGCGGCGCTGGCGCAGCGAGTCGAACTTCAATCACCCGTCCGGCCTGCTGGGCTGGGAGGCACTCAGCGAACTGCAACAGGAACTGATCGATCATAAATCAGCGATTATCGTGTCGCCCGCGCCGGTGTTCGGGGTCAAGCTGATCGAAGCGATACAGCGGATTTTCAGCTGGTGCGGCTACCCGTTGCTGGTGGATGCAGAGAACTGGATGGCGCACCGTGGCGCAGCGAATGTCATTCTGAACATCTTTCGCCACTCCAGAACCCCGGGCAATTACGTGATTCTGTCGGGCGATGTGCACTACTCGTTCGTCTACGAAATCCTGATTCGCCACCGCAGCGGCGGGCCTCATATCTGGCAGATCACCAGCAGTGGTATCAAGAATGAATTCCCCCGACGCTTACTGGACACTTTTGATCGGCTGAATCGCTGGTTATACTCACCCCGCTCACCGCTGAACTGGTTCACCAAGCGACGCCTGATGAAGGTCATCCCGCGTACGCCCGAGCACAGCAAGGCTGGTGAACGCTTATGGAACTCGGCAGGTGTCGGTCAGGTTTTCTTCAATGA
- a CDS encoding GNAT family N-acetyltransferase, which translates to MGIHIDVNTNPTEEDRLAILEPLKRFNAEQAGDGKSEKVAMFIRDDETGEVVGGLHARLLFEWLFIELLVVPEQTRGQGMGSRLMQMAEDLAVEKACVGIWLDTFDFQAPDLYRRHGYTEFGQIDDYPRGHKRFFFQKRLSGKQP; encoded by the coding sequence ATGGGCATTCACATTGACGTCAATACCAACCCGACAGAGGAAGATCGTCTGGCGATTCTGGAGCCATTGAAACGCTTCAACGCTGAGCAGGCGGGGGACGGGAAATCCGAAAAAGTAGCGATGTTCATTCGCGATGACGAGACCGGAGAGGTCGTCGGCGGGTTGCACGCTCGCCTTCTGTTCGAATGGCTGTTCATCGAGCTGCTGGTGGTACCCGAGCAGACACGAGGCCAAGGCATGGGTTCGCGTTTGATGCAGATGGCCGAGGATCTGGCGGTGGAAAAAGCCTGCGTTGGCATCTGGCTGGACACCTTCGACTTTCAGGCGCCGGACCTCTATCGCCGTCATGGTTATACCGAGTTCGGCCAGATCGATGATTATCCACGTGGGCACAAGCGCTTCTTTTTTCAGAAGCGCTTGTCGGGCAAACAGCCCTGA